A stretch of DNA from Ranitomeya variabilis isolate aRanVar5 chromosome 1, aRanVar5.hap1, whole genome shotgun sequence:
tggggattcgctagcaaccaggcaacccccacatgtactcagcctggctagtagctgtaaatcattcagctgccgcgatgaaaactaaatctctgagcagttacaaatactcagaggtcacccgagcgtgctcgggaaaacccgagcaacgagtacactcgctcatcactaattattgttAATCTCTGCCCCTCTTCTTTCCTTCTTAAAAACAGTTGATGTCCTCTCATCGGTTATTTCGGACCACTCTCCGGTTTTACTTACTTTAGAACTCCCCACTAGTAGAACTGTATCTTTTCGTTGGCGTGTTCCCAAATATCTTTACACTTCAGATGACTTCAAACGCTATATGACTGGTTGGTGGGAGACTTTCTTGGAGGACATATCTCCTTTGTGTCCTCTCTTAGACCGGCTTACTCAATCATAGAGATTTTAAATTGCATAATACTCCTTCAGAGAGGCTTACCTTATGGCTAAACTAAACaaaacttaaaggaaatctgtcaccccattttagggctataagctgcggccaccgccattaggggcttatttacagcgttctgtaatgctgtagataagcccccgatgtaacctgacagataagaaaaacaagttagattatactcacccaggggtggtcccggtgcggtccgatgggcgttgcggtcccggtccagcgcctcccatcttcatgcgatgatgtcctctttgcttcctgtaggcgtactttatctgccctgttgagggcagtgcaaagtactgcagtgcgcaggcgcctggcctctctgtcctcaacagggcagataaagtatgcctgcgcaggagccacgacatgaagcaaagaagaggacatcatcgcatgaagatggaaggcactggacccggaccgcgatgcccatcggaccggaccgcagcgggactgcccctgggtgagtataatcaaacttgtttttcttatctttcaggttacatcgggggtttatctacagcattacagaatgctgttgataagcccctgacGGCGgtagccgcagcttataggccacaaatcgggtgacagattctctttaaatacaCTATTGCATGAACAGGCACACAATGAGTTAGCTCATCAGCGCAATCGATATTTTCGGTGGAATAATAAACCAGGCCGTCTTTTAGCATCTCTAAAGAAGCTATTCAAATCTTCGGGGGTATGAGGCAGGGATGTCCCCTGTCACCTCTGTTATTTAATATTGCCCTGGACTCTTTGCTGAGATACCTGGAGATGATCCCTTCCTTTGGGGGCATTGGGATCGGTCACCATACGCTTAAAATATTGGCATTTCCTGATGACATTTTGCTCATGATAGCCAACCCTAAGGAATCCATTCCTTCTATAATGGATGCCTTTAATGAGTTTGGAGCAGTTTTAGGGATTTCGCATAAATTGCGACAAATCTCATGCTTTGACTATCTTCAAAATGGCTCAAACTGTGGCCGTTCTCTTTCCCCTTTTAGTGGAGGAGGAAGTCCCTGCGTTATCTTGGGGTCTACCTACCCTCAAACCCCCATGATACTTATAAACTGAATGTTCGATCCCCTCATTTCTGCGGTTGTACAGGAAATACAATCCTGGAAATCCCTTAAACTGTCCTTTGTGGGCAAGGCCCATCTGATTAAAATGATCTTTCCCTAAAATACTTTTTCCCTTGCAGACCCTGCCGGTTCTATTGTCTAAAGCTGATGGCAGGTTTTTAACAAAAGTCTTCCATCAATTTATTTGGGGTGCAAATTGGGGCTCTAGAATTAGTATTTTTAATTTGCAGCAAACTAAATCCTTAGGTGGCCTTAATCTCCCTAATATACGTCTATACAGTATAGCCGCTGTCTTCCGCCACTCTCTGGACTGTATCTATGCCTTCACCCGCTTCACTATACTCCAATAGATGAGGCGATGTGTAGACCTTTTAATCTTCATGCTCTGCTCCACCTACGACAAGCCGAGGTCCCAGTAGAGGTTAGGGATAACCCCTTACTGTGGTTAGTAATCTTGGGATGGCGCCATGCTAGACGAATTAGTGGACTTGACCCTCATATTTAGGTGTTTCTTCCCTTCCGAGGCAATCCCTCCTTTCTAGATGGCAGGCCACCTCCCCTCTATCGTGTGCTTGGGAATAATGGATGTAGACTGGTTTATGACATGTTGGCAGACAATGTCCTCTTAGTTTGGAAGTTACTATCTTTAAATACCCAATCCTGGCAGGAGATAGCTTTACTATTACTGAAGTTAGACGTTATGTAGGTTCGGTACTGCGGGATATACTAGATGACGTTGGCGTGCGCCCTCTAAACCTAATCTCCATTGAAGCCCACGCGGGGAATTACTCTTTGAGTTTTAAATACAATTCACTGAAACCTTCCATACAGTGGTCAGACTCTTCACCGGGCCGGGGAGATGGGTATCTCAACTGACCATCAGCTAAAAGACCTCTTGAAAGCCACATTACGTATTAACTCTGTTACCATATGATAGTTACATAATCATGACTCTCATGATATTCCATAGAGCATATATCTCCCCAGAGGTTAAATCTAAAATGTCCCcctcaggtgattttttttttttttttttttttcttccccctgccCTAAATGCTTAGATTctccagctgatatttttcattgTTTCTGGGACTGTCCATAAATACTGGAGGTTTGGGATACACTCTTGCAGCATCTCACTAATACCTTTTGGTGTATCTATTTCTTTCTCCGGAGTGGGCCATATTCAACATTCTTCCACAAGATCAGTTGGTGAGGCTTTCAGTTCAGCAGCGCTGTATTTTATTCATCTTGGTGGCAGCCAACCGCAAAAGTATTCTTCATTTATGGGCACAAGATAATACTCCTTTGAGCTTAATTACTACGAGGGTAGCTATCTCTTCAAGATAGACTGGATAGAGTCCATATTGAATAAAGAAAAGTACACTGAACGGTTTTTCCTTACAGACTGGTACATGAGAGCACATTGAGGGCAGAATTCATGCTGGGCTTGATTGATATTGTGCTATCAAGGTGTGGCTGTGTGCCTGGGGGAGGTTATAGTTATAATACTGTCTAATGTTCAATGTACCATAAACTCTATTTGTCAAATCTTTTCTAATGCTGCTGAATAATCGATGTACCCTTTGTTTATTGTTCAATAAAGACtgtgttataaaaaaaaagaaaaaaagatacgTTGGCAGTTTATAAAACTCCTGACTCATTGAAGGCTGCCATGTCATTGGCTAAATGGGTGGATAGACATCTGCGGGATAGATGGGTAGGACCACCTTCTCCCGAGCCCTCTTTCCAGGACGATACCCCTGTGCTGGTGGTGAACCACTACTTCTGGAGttcgaggaacccatgcagttaggaGGTGTGACCGCTTTGTATGTCTTCCCCAACATTCGCAAGAAAAAGGgcgtgtttgttttgttttttttattggggCCTGTCCTCTGATTCCCAATTAAAGAGACTCTATTAACCCTTGGGAACCTTGAGTTTGATAATCAAGTGGTAGGTTTGTCTTCAACCTCTAATTCTTGGTTTGTCCtaacagcagaggtggtgctagagatcaggattgagaatttctgtgtctgttgacagtggagctggagtcagtatggCTGATGTTGAATTTGCTAGAGCTCATGGGCTTGCTTGCTCTACCTTAGCTAAGCCTGTTCCTATTTATGCCATCGACTCATCACCACTTGCACAGAGAGCACTGACACAGATTGTACATAACATAAGAATGAGAGTTGGGTCTTTTCATTATTAGGCAATTTCTTATGTCCTGGAGGGTCTCCCCACTCCAACTGTACTGGGTATATCCTGGTTGGTGAGACATAATCAGGctgtggattggcaatccagagCAATTGTGGAGTGGGGAGATTACTATCATAACTCCTAAACATTTCCCTTTCTGCAGTATCTACGGGGATTTTACCTGCGTTTTCATCTGGGTTTGAGGAGGTATTTTCTGAGAAGGCGTGTCAGGATTTGCACCCCCCATTggccatatgactgtcctattaacctgaCTCCCGATGCTAAACTACCCAAGTCCAGACTGTACAATCTGTCCCATCCTGAAAGACAAGCCATGAAAGATTTTATTGCTGAGTCTTGAGAAGGGACATATTGGACCCTCATATTCGCCCGTGGTGGCAGGGTTCCTTTcgtgaaaaagaaagatggcagtGTCTGTCCCTGGTTATATTTCTGGGAATTGAATCTAATTACTATCTGAGATCCATATCCTCAACCAGGTGGTGGGAGCTAAGGTTTTCTCTCAGTTGGATTTAAGGGGGGCCTATAACCTGGTTAGAATcggggaaggggatgaatggaagactgcattcaatacccctgagggccattttgagagtttggttatgccttttggtctgaccaatgcacctgcagtgttccagaatttcattaatgatATTTTCCATCACTAGGTAggcaggtttgtggtggtctatctggatgatattttagttTATTCACCTGATTTGGAGACACATTGGGGGGCATGTCCGACAGGTGATTCAGATATTAAGGGATAACAAACAAACTTCATGCCAAAACAGAAAAATGTGTTTTTGCCCTTCAGGAGTTGCAGTTTTTGGGATACCTGTTGTCATCTTCAGGTTTTCGGATGGATCCGGAGACGGTTCGGGCAGTACACAACTAGGGGCATTCCAAGAATCTGAAAGCATTACAGTGTTTTTTGGGTTTTACTAATTTTTACTGAAAGTTTATTCAAAATTATTCAGTAAtggtgaaaccccttactgacatgacaaagaAGGGGTCTAATTTTTCTAAATGGTCAGATACTAGTCAAATGGATGTTTCCTCCTTAAAGAGTAGTTTTGACACTGCTCCTATACtcagtcaaccagatgtttctcaacCCTTGTTCGTCGGAGGTGGGGGTTGGGGCTATGTTGTCTCAGGGTCCATCACCTGttaaatggcatccatgtgccttcttttcccaaaaattCTCCTCGCCTCTGAGAAATTGACATGGGTAATGGGGAGcttttggcaattaaattggcgttcgaggagtggcgacattggttggAAGGGGCAGTCTATCCTTTTAGTTATCCCGGACGACAAGAACTTGTCATACCTTCAATCTGCTAAACGTCTCAATCCTAgacaagctagatggtccttgttctttactaGATTCAATTTTGAGGTCACTTTCTGTccaggagttaaaaaaaaaaacaaaaacaaaaaaaaaacaaggcgtATGCTTTCCTGATGGTGGTGACCATGAGAACCTTGCCCCCATTTTGCAAGGGTGGTAGTCATTTTGGCCTTATACCGTGACCTGGAAGGTGAGGTGTTAGAGGCTCGGGGATGCCCCTGCATCCTGCCCTTCTTGGAGGTTACTTGTATCGTTTGATTTGCGCCATAATTAGGGATCATCATAACTCTGTACTGGCTGGTTATCCAGGGGTTAAGGCAACCGCGGACCTCCTTTTTCATCGTTTTTGCTGGCCAGGGTTGCATTGCAATGTGGTTGAACAGGTGTCGGCTTGCAGCATTTGTGCGTGTtcacacttgtccatggattttattactgatctacCGGTGTCGGCAGGCAAGCCTGTGGTTCTGGTGGTTGTAGATAGATTCAGTAAAATGGTTCATTTCATCGCATTACCAGCACTTCCAAATGCCAGTACTCTTGCTCAGGGTTTTGTTAATGAAATCGTAAAGCTTCTCGGGGTTGTCAGATCGGGGGACCCAATTTGTTTCTATGTTCTGGAAGGCGTTCTATACTCAACTGGGGGTGCAGCTATTCTTTTCCTCTGCTTTCTATCCTCAGTCGAATGGACAGACCGAGTACACTAATCAGAATTTGGAGACTTACCTCAGGTGTTTGTTTTATCTCCGAAAACCAGGATGATTGAGCATCTTGCTTACTGTTGGCCAAGTTTGCTATTAATATTAATCGCCAAGAATCTACCGGGAGGTCACCGTTCTTTTGTGCATACCGTTTccatccacagtttggtactttAAATGAAGGGGGGGCTTTGGTTGTTCCTGAGGAGGAACATTTTGCTCGTGTGTGGTTCAGAGTAATTTGATGGTCATGGGCGACAGGTACAAACGTATGGCTGACCTAAAACGCTCGCCAGGTCCGGACTTAAGTGTGAATGACTGTGTGTTTCTCTACCAGGAATATCGAGTTGAAGATCCCTTCCTGGAAACTGGGACCTTGGTTCATTGGCCCCTATAGAataaccgccgtcattaaccctgcagCTTTTCATCTTGAGTTACCCCAGGCTCTGAAAATTCACaatgttccacaggtctctgctCAAGAAGTATGTTTAACCTCTTGAGTCCTCTCCCCTGCCGCCACCCCCAATCattgttgatggtaatttggagttccagATTGCGAAGATTGTTGATTTTTCTCTTCTTCAGCGCCGTTCCCTGCAGTACTTGGTGCACTAGAAGGTTATGGCCCAGAGAAGAGGTTGTGGGTttcagcatcagaggtgaatgcccctAGACTTGTTCGTTTGTTCCAAGCCTCTCATCCTGAGAAACCAAGTCCAGAGTGTCCAGAGACCACTCATAGAAGGAgggtactgtcacgggtgtgtaaggtgtgacagacagtcatcctggatccggctgtagaaagTCTTTTGCGTTTAGCTCTAGCACTTTCTTGATTTTTGCATTATGGAGTGATACCCTTTTCCCTTTATGACCCAATAGTTACCTCCACCTTTTGCTTCTAATCACACACCTGTACTGAAGGTTTAAATACAGTAaattgctgcagcatggtgcgGGTGTTAGCTCATACTTGCCTCAGTCTTGTTGGAAGCTCTAGTAATCGGTTAGTGTCTTTCCCTGGAgacccttggaggattgctggtgtgacATCTCGGTTGCCTTTTCAAGCGAAGTGTTTCCTCCCCCATGTCTTCTCTCTttgtctttagtgttagtggggACTGACTTGTGCTTACCCCGTCCTCTCCCTATGTAGGGCctattgctagggtcaggcagggattaggttcctgcttggcgataggtgcagaacctatatagggactttTAGGTTAGACAGGGTGACCTtatatctgcctaggggtctccactctcctCTTCCCGTGTTTGGGTTCCCTTTTCCTGTTGTTGTGCACTTACTTTATCCTTCACCTAGTGTgacagtgcagctctggaatacaatacagaatgtaactcaggataagtaatgtatgtacatagtgactgcatcagcagaatagtgagtgcagctctggagtattacacacgataatgtatgtacacagtgattttgTGCTGGATCTACCCTGTCTGCACCCCCAGATACACTTTGTGAAGTTAGATGGAGTGTCACTTATACATAGGAGCTGTGGGATTTTAGTTATTAAAAATGTTGCCTCCCTACTGAAAGGGCTGTAAATAATAATAACTTGCTGTTTTCCTAATAAGTTACTGCTGGCACAGATTGTCTGGTGTTGTAGTCAAACCCTGTTCCCTTCAATGGTGTAGAGCTGCAATAACACACATCCTCTGAACAGGTATGGCGCTGCCATGCTTTCCCAGCAGAGGGCAGCAGCCAGTAAAATGATGACTGCAGCTGTAGTGGTGGGGAGTGGAGTATAAGAGGTGAAGTATCTGAGGAGATAATGCGTAACACAGAGGTGGATTCAATATGTAAGTCTGGGATCACACGATCATATAAGATGGCCAATTGCTATCTCCTGTTTTAGCGGACAGCTCTTGGCCCagtattattctatggggcagctcagatctgcgattattttctcatgctgattcagtAGCAGACTGCGATTGGTAGCAAGACTAGTGCAAGTCTAAAATCGTGTGAAACatctgactgcactcggatgtcaccccagtgcagtccgatatacgcTGAGACAGGTCATGGAGGAGTATGAGAAATTACTTTGTCTCCTCTGCatctctgctgccattttctcatGTGAAATGCTCTGATCTCCAGCGCGCGGGCGCTCTGATCCCACACGCTCAGAGCTGTAGCCGAGTGTCATTCGTATACCGCATCCAATGCTGTACGCTCGTCTGATTCCAGCATGATGCAGATTGTAGCAGCACATCGGTGGCCCACACTCCCAGTAGTAGAGATGAGTCCTGACCGTGTGATTTGCTGGTGATTCTGATTTCACTTCTTAGCATCTGTTCTGCATTTGATGCCTCGGGTATAAAGTTCTGTTTGTCCGGCGCCGACTGCAGTCGTGTATGGATCGGAGTGTCAGAGAGCGCTCTAGAATTTCATGGGGTACTCTGTATTTTCAGTGATTTcaagcttttatatattttttcttgtcaAACCTGAGATGTTGACTTAGAATCTGGTTTAGTTCCTTGTGGATTTATTATGTATTATTTCCCCTTCCCTCGCGTTGCTTCATTTCCAGGAACCGTCTGCAGGTGACACCCTGCTCCTGCGAGCAGACGCTTCTACTGCTTTTGAGACGTCTTCAAGATGTGCGGAATAATAACATCGAATATCCCTTTTTCCAAAGGAAAAGTGGAAAAGAAAAAGCCCTCTTGTTTGTGCAACTGAAATTTTATCTTCTGCGTCTTTCGCCCCTGATCCCGTGATGAGCATGAACGGTTAAAGGGAAAAAGCTGAAACCAAATGAATGGGGTTTATTTTTAGTCGCTTTCTATGCGGTTACACAAAATATTTACAGGAGGGATCACGACTTCACTTTCCACCACTAcaatgttctgtgtgcagagccagCGTCAGCCTAAAATTTCAGACCCAGAATCCAGCTACAGTTATATGAACTTGGTCCGTGCCCTAAATCTAAGATACCACATTGTTTTATTAATAAAAGGCATTTCCTTGGGAAAACCTCCAAGATTCGGCTAAACATAAATTCTTACATGATGTTTTGTTGATTGTTTTCTGCTTCTGGACAAGCTGGGTGACGATCCCTGTGGTCAACTTAAAGGGATTCTCTGCAATGAGAGGTCAGAGGCACTGACTACATTACGTGGACATGTTCCTGCCAGGACGGCCGTCGGGTATCGTGCACCTGTCCTATTAAATCAGAGTAGGACTCGAGCTAGAATCCTGGCAGGTACCTGTCCAAACAGTGATTAGAGTCTCGCCTTCTGCTGTGGACGTTCGAGGCACCTGGGAATCCCTTTAAACTGGCCTAGTCATACAAGAATGATAGTCACTAGATGTAAAACATGGCAATATCTTTCTGTACATGGGAAGTGCTCTTTATGTTCTGGTCAGTGACAGGACTGAGCTTGTACAAGGTCCATATGCTGGTGGGTGACTAAACCATGGGGTTAATAGGAAGTAGTCTCTAGTTAGCACCAGGTGTTCCCTGTCCAGTCTATGCTGGTGGTCAGATGAGGTGGCTGGTGATGCTACAAAACAGTCATGTAGTCCCAGGGGTTCCCTGTCCAGTCTCTGCCGGTGGTCATATGAGGTGGCTGGATATGCTACAAAACAGTCATGCATCTGTCCTCCAGGAGAGTACCTTGTAATGCCAACGTCGCTTCGTTCTCTTTAAGGAAATCTGGAATATTTGCCAAGGTCTGCCCTGTGCCCCCGCTGCTCCTCTGCCCATATGAGCCGCCACTGCTGTTTTTAGTAGAAACTGTCTGTCCACGATAAACTTGTGCCTGATGCTCACAGACGCCAAACTTACTGAGAAGGATAAAGACGTCTCTTCGGAAAGTCTTGGTAAATATGGCATAGAGAAAAGGATTTGCGCAGGAGTTCAGCGGGTAGAACAAGACCAGAAGGATTTTCGAGTTGGAAACTGTGATGAGTGGCTTGTTCATAATGGCAGACAAGGCATAGAAGGATATGGGCGCCATACAAAGGAAATCTGTGAAGATCAGGACTGCCATGCGCTTGGCAATCTTCGTGTCTTTGTCTCCAGACTTGTAATGAGGGTTTCGGACAGTGATGTAGATCTTGATGTAGCAGGCACAGATGATGATGAATGCCATGATGTTGAGCATCAAGACCAAGATGATGTAGGCCTGGGCGAGCATGGTCTCTGTGTCCATCGGTAAACAGATGCTGACCTTGATGTAACTGCTAATCCCAACCAATGGtagggctgccagaaagaagcaaaaAGCCCACCCACCCAGCATAATGAAGGCGGCGTGTCTGAGGCGGATCTTACGATCCAAGCGCATGGCAAATGTGATGGCGTACCAGCGCTCCAGTGTTATCACAGTGAGCGTATACACCGAGAGCTCGCTGGCAAACACCGTGAAGAATCCAGCTGTGTTGCACCCCGGACCGGTCTGCCAGTTAATTGCATAGTTATAGTACTCAGAGCGGGTGTGAAGGTCTTCAGAGGCAATGAGAAGCAGGTAAATGCCCATGCAGAAATCTGCAAATGCCAGGTTGCACATGAGGAAGCGTGGCACAGTCAGTTTGTAATGGCTGGTGATGAGAATCAGCAAGACGAATGCATTACCCAGGATGGCCAAGAGATTGACAAACCAGACCACAATCCTCAAGAAATCGTAGCCCATGATGTCTTCACAAGGGTTGAACTCGTCCGGCGTGGGCGTACACACTAGCTTTTCGCTGCCATCACAAATATCATACACATCGTAGCTCTTGAAAACCGTAGTGTGCTGCTCCTGCGCGTTCTTGATTTCCTGCCCAAATCCAACCTCTTCATCCCCCTGATCCTCAAAGAAGACCGAGAAATGGCTGCTGCTGTGAAAAGTTGTAGACTTCATGTTCTCAGTCTCATCTGGATCTCCTTCCATGTAGTCTTGGTAATACGGGCCGTTCCCTATAAAGGTTCTGACGGAGCGTTTCTGGTGGCTGCTCTGCAGGTAAGACTGGTTACATAAGAAGGACTCCAGGTCACTGCGGAGGGAACCGGACAGACAATCAGCGAATTGTAGAGCAAAAGTCAAGAGCACAAAAATAATTCAGCAACATGGCGACCAAATAATCAACAGAAGCATTGCAGCTCCCAGGGAAATGTGCGTAATGTGAACTATGTAATTCTGAGATATGCCCAGGCGGCAATCTGTGCGAGTGGCAAATCGCTCTACGGCACAAAGGACACAAGCTTTCCCTGACTCTTCTGGCTTTGTCCATGGCTACATTGTCATATGGCAAATATGGACTGTTCACCATCAGACAGGCAAAGAACTAATGCAGAAAAGGGGCAGGCGGTCGTCGCGGCTCTCCATGAGATCTTACTGGCTGCTATTCGCTACCATTGCTTATATGAAAGGTCATGGGGCCATCCCCCTCGGGGTTTATGCTCTTACGCATATTACAGATGACTGGACCTGCTCTTTATTTAGGGATTCATTATCGTGTGTTTTAGTTTTGCTATATTTTCAATTGAAGGAAAATTTATGAAGTGACGTTACCAACCCAAGACTTAAAGGAGTTGTACCATTTCATCTATTTTTAGGCTCGATTATGAGTCCAGCGCAGTCATCACTGCTGCAGTCTTTATTGTTTTGCTGCAGTGGTGAAGTCATGTTAACAGAGCCGCAGCCAATCACTTAGCTCAGCAGCTGTGCCAGTGTATATGTTTGTGGCCGCTGAGCCCAGcgactggctgcagcgctgtagACATGACATCAACTCAATCAACAAAGACCACAGTAAAAATTCACCTGGTTATTAAGATGTGCACAATGTCATGAGTTCAGTGCATCCCCATGCACCAAAAAATCAGGTGGGGAGGGGGATGATCAATTCCCACGAAAGGCTCTTAAAAAAGGCTGCAGAACATCTAATTTTTTAGTGATaaagtgttctgtacatagaacatGACCAGGCTATTAATGTGGGTATCTCCACGCATTGATGTGGTCGGTGAAGATGGGACCAGGCTATTAATATGGGTGTCTCCACGCACTGACGTGGCTGGTGAGGACAGGACCAGGCTATTAATATGGGTGTCTCCATACACTGACGTGGCCGGCGCAGACAGGCGCAGCCCAGAATGGGGACGTTACAAACCTCTTCTTTTTGGTCCAGTTGGTAAAGGCACAACAGTGACTAGGGTATGACAGGTCAGCAGTCGCCAGGTGCACAAAGGTATTTAGTGGGGGCAACTTCTTCAGGTACCAGGTGCTCTGTGCCTGCAGATGCTTCAGATACTTCAGGCCTTTGGTGGGCAATGAGGAAACTGCCGTCCTGGAGATGTCCCTGGATGAACAGATATATAAAACTGTGAAGTGACACAGACTGACCCCGCCTACTAGTCTAGCCACTCCCAATTACCCAGTTATGTGGGAACATTAAGAGAATTGTTAGAGACCAGGatatatagtgggtatggaaagtatttagacccctttacatttttcactcttggtttcattgcagccatttggtaaattaatgaAAAAAGCAATGACTTTtttttgtacactctgcaccccagcttgacaaaaaaacaaatgtagacatttttgcaaagttattaaaaaagaaaaactgaaatatctcatggtcataagtattcagactctctgctcagtattgagtagaagcacccttttgagctagtacagccatgagtcttcttgggaatgatgcaacaagtttttcacacctggatttggggatattctgccattcttccttgcagatcctctccagttcaatcaggttggatagtgaacgttgctggaaagccattttcaggtctccagagatgctcaattggatttagatcagggctctggctgggccagtcaagaatggccacagagttgttctgaagccactcctgtgttattttagctgtgtgcttagggtcattgccttgttggaaggtgaaccttcggccaagtctgaggtccagagtactctggaagaggttttcatccaggatatctctgtacttggctgcattcatgtttccttcaatagcaGCCAGTCGCTtcctttccctgcagctgaaaaacccctccatagcatgatgctgccaccaccatgtttcactattgggattgtattgagcaggtgatgagcagtgcctggttttctccacacatactgcttaaaatcatcaccaaaaaggtctatcttcatctcatcaaaccagagaatcttatttctcagtctGGGAGTCTGTCAGGTCGCTGTTTTCACCACCGCGGCCCCTGCTTTCCACT
This window harbors:
- the TSHR gene encoding thyrotropin receptor isoform X1; this translates as MRQDLSLFLLSLLLLEDSSAGSCPDNCKCEKEPSHSVTCRNRFTMPQLPRNTEILRLVETRFSVIPRGAFTNVPNISRIFITLDTELRRMESGSFQGLGRITEIEIRSLMNLKSIEVGTFQELPLLNYLGILNTGLSMFPDLSQIHSVVGGVFVEIADNPNMALVPTNAFQGLTSGFLTLKLYNNGFTELQSHAFNGTNLTVVDLHNNERLGGLHREVFMGVVSGPTTLDISRTAVSSLPTKGLKYLKHLQAQSTWYLKKLPPLNTFVHLATADLSYPSHCCAFTNWTKKKSDLESFLCNQSYLQSSHQKRSVRTFIGNGPYYQDYMEGDPDETENMKSTTFHSSSHFSVFFEDQGDEEVGFGQEIKNAQEQHTTVFKSYDVYDICDGSEKLVCTPTPDEFNPCEDIMGYDFLRIVVWFVNLLAILGNAFVLLILITSHYKLTVPRFLMCNLAFADFCMGIYLLLIASEDLHTRSEYYNYAINWQTGPGCNTAGFFTVFASELSVYTLTVITLERWYAITFAMRLDRKIRLRHAAFIMLGGWAFCFFLAALPLVGISSYIKVSICLPMDTETMLAQAYIILVLMLNIMAFIIICACYIKIYITVRNPHYKSGDKDTKIAKRMAVLIFTDFLCMAPISFYALSAIMNKPLITVSNSKILLVLFYPLNSCANPFLYAIFTKTFRRDVFILLSKFGVCEHQAQVYRGQTVSTKNSSGGSYGQRSSGGTGQTLANIPDFLKENEATLALQGTLLEDRCMTVL
- the TSHR gene encoding thyrotropin receptor isoform X4, with product MRQDLSLFLLSLLLLEDSSAGSCPDNCKCEKEPSHSVTCRNRFTMPQLPRNTEILEIRSLMNLKSIEVGTFQELPLLNYLGILNTGLSMFPDLSQIHSVVGGVFVEIADNPNMALVPTNAFQGLTSGFLTLKLYNNGFTELQSHAFNGTNLTVVDLHNNERLGGLHREVFMGVVSGPTTLDISRTAVSSLPTKGLKYLKHLQAQSTWYLKKLPPLNTFVHLATADLSYPSHCCAFTNWTKKKSDLESFLCNQSYLQSSHQKRSVRTFIGNGPYYQDYMEGDPDETENMKSTTFHSSSHFSVFFEDQGDEEVGFGQEIKNAQEQHTTVFKSYDVYDICDGSEKLVCTPTPDEFNPCEDIMGYDFLRIVVWFVNLLAILGNAFVLLILITSHYKLTVPRFLMCNLAFADFCMGIYLLLIASEDLHTRSEYYNYAINWQTGPGCNTAGFFTVFASELSVYTLTVITLERWYAITFAMRLDRKIRLRHAAFIMLGGWAFCFFLAALPLVGISSYIKVSICLPMDTETMLAQAYIILVLMLNIMAFIIICACYIKIYITVRNPHYKSGDKDTKIAKRMAVLIFTDFLCMAPISFYALSAIMNKPLITVSNSKILLVLFYPLNSCANPFLYAIFTKTFRRDVFILLSKFGVCEHQAQVYRGQTVSTKNSSGGSYGQRSSGGTGQTLANIPDFLKENEATLALQGTLLEDRCMTVL
- the TSHR gene encoding thyrotropin receptor isoform X2 encodes the protein MRQDLSLFLLSLLLLEDSSAGSCPDNCKCEKEPSHSVTCRNRFTMPQLPRNTEILFITLDTELRRMESGSFQGLGRITEIEIRSLMNLKSIEVGTFQELPLLNYLGILNTGLSMFPDLSQIHSVVGGVFVEIADNPNMALVPTNAFQGLTSGFLTLKLYNNGFTELQSHAFNGTNLTVVDLHNNERLGGLHREVFMGVVSGPTTLDISRTAVSSLPTKGLKYLKHLQAQSTWYLKKLPPLNTFVHLATADLSYPSHCCAFTNWTKKKSDLESFLCNQSYLQSSHQKRSVRTFIGNGPYYQDYMEGDPDETENMKSTTFHSSSHFSVFFEDQGDEEVGFGQEIKNAQEQHTTVFKSYDVYDICDGSEKLVCTPTPDEFNPCEDIMGYDFLRIVVWFVNLLAILGNAFVLLILITSHYKLTVPRFLMCNLAFADFCMGIYLLLIASEDLHTRSEYYNYAINWQTGPGCNTAGFFTVFASELSVYTLTVITLERWYAITFAMRLDRKIRLRHAAFIMLGGWAFCFFLAALPLVGISSYIKVSICLPMDTETMLAQAYIILVLMLNIMAFIIICACYIKIYITVRNPHYKSGDKDTKIAKRMAVLIFTDFLCMAPISFYALSAIMNKPLITVSNSKILLVLFYPLNSCANPFLYAIFTKTFRRDVFILLSKFGVCEHQAQVYRGQTVSTKNSSGGSYGQRSSGGTGQTLANIPDFLKENEATLALQGTLLEDRCMTVL